A DNA window from Kitasatospora atroaurantiaca contains the following coding sequences:
- a CDS encoding amino acid permease codes for MPTPTQQQTLEPTDLASDSGSSGQQLSHGLKQRHLSMIALGGVIGAGLFVGSGAGIAAAGPAVILAFALSGLLVMLVMRMLGEMSAARPASGSFSVHAEREIGPWAGITAGWMFWVMLCCGVAAEATAAGKIMNGWIPGVPAWAWVGVFMVFFCASNLTAVKNFGEFEFWFAAIKIAAIAAFLALGILGVTGVLGHGAPGTSNLTGQGGFLPNGLDGLIVGLLASVFAYGGLETVTIAAAESDDPKRNVANAVRTAVWRIAVFYIGSMALIVTLVPWNDPKVASDGPYVTVLQHLGIPAAGTIMQVVVLIALLSAMNANIYGSSRMAYSLVSRGEGPKVLAKVSGGVPRVAVLASCAFGFGAVLAGKVWPDTVFTWLMNTTGVAILVVWIFICVAQLRMRKRLERESPELLTVRMWGYPYLTWAALAAVVGILALMTTTEGNREQLYAAGVLVAVLSALGYWKQRRNA; via the coding sequence ATGCCGACCCCCACCCAACAGCAGACGCTGGAGCCCACGGACCTGGCGTCCGATTCCGGGTCCTCGGGCCAGCAGCTGTCGCACGGCCTCAAGCAGCGACACCTCTCGATGATCGCGCTCGGCGGGGTGATCGGCGCCGGCCTCTTCGTCGGCTCGGGTGCCGGTATCGCCGCCGCCGGGCCGGCCGTCATCCTGGCCTTCGCGCTGTCCGGCCTGCTGGTCATGCTGGTCATGCGGATGCTCGGTGAGATGTCCGCCGCCCGTCCCGCCTCCGGCTCGTTCTCGGTGCACGCCGAGCGGGAGATCGGGCCCTGGGCCGGGATTACGGCCGGCTGGATGTTCTGGGTGATGCTCTGCTGCGGTGTCGCCGCCGAGGCGACCGCCGCCGGCAAGATCATGAACGGCTGGATCCCCGGCGTGCCCGCCTGGGCCTGGGTCGGCGTCTTCATGGTGTTCTTCTGCGCCAGCAACCTCACCGCCGTGAAGAACTTCGGCGAGTTCGAGTTCTGGTTCGCCGCCATCAAGATCGCCGCGATCGCGGCCTTCCTGGCCCTCGGCATCCTCGGTGTCACCGGTGTCCTCGGCCACGGCGCCCCCGGCACCAGCAACCTCACCGGCCAGGGCGGCTTCCTGCCGAACGGCCTGGACGGCCTGATCGTCGGCCTGCTGGCCTCGGTCTTCGCGTACGGCGGTCTGGAGACGGTGACCATCGCGGCCGCCGAGTCGGACGACCCCAAGCGCAACGTCGCGAACGCGGTGCGCACCGCGGTCTGGCGGATCGCCGTCTTCTACATCGGCTCGATGGCGCTGATCGTCACCCTGGTCCCGTGGAACGACCCGAAGGTCGCCTCCGACGGCCCGTACGTGACGGTGCTCCAGCACCTGGGGATCCCCGCAGCCGGCACGATCATGCAGGTCGTGGTGCTGATCGCGCTGCTGTCCGCGATGAACGCCAACATCTACGGCTCCTCCCGGATGGCGTACTCGCTGGTCTCCCGGGGCGAGGGCCCGAAGGTGCTGGCCAAGGTCAGCGGCGGCGTGCCGCGCGTGGCCGTGCTGGCCTCGTGTGCCTTCGGCTTCGGCGCGGTGCTGGCCGGCAAGGTGTGGCCGGACACCGTGTTCACCTGGCTGATGAACACCACCGGCGTGGCGATCCTGGTGGTCTGGATCTTCATCTGCGTCGCCCAGCTGCGGATGCGCAAGCGGCTGGAGCGCGAGTCGCCCGAGCTGCTCACCGTCCGGATGTGGGGCTACCCGTACCTGACCTGGGCTGCGCTGGCCGCGGTGGTCGGCATCCTGGCCCTGATGACCACCACCGAGGGCAACCGCGAGCAGCTCTACGCGGCGGGCGTCCTCGTCGCAGTGCTCTCGGCGCTCGGGTACTGGAAGCAGCGCCGCAACGCCTGA
- a CDS encoding DsbA family protein, with translation MTTADSRKIADFWFDPICPWAWMTSRWMLEVEQLRPVDTKWHVMSLSVLNENREDLPERYRELLGKGWGPVRVLIAAAQAHGDKVLGPLYTELGTRFHNQGLPNERSTIEAALEAAGLPVELADAADTDAYDEALRASHAEGIGLVGEDVGTPVIAVDGPEGGRVAFFGPVVTPTPRGEAAARLWDGTLLVASTPGFYEIKRTRTAGPSFE, from the coding sequence GTGACGACCGCAGACTCCCGCAAGATCGCCGACTTCTGGTTCGACCCCATCTGCCCCTGGGCCTGGATGACCTCACGCTGGATGCTCGAGGTGGAGCAGCTCCGCCCGGTGGACACCAAGTGGCACGTGATGAGCCTGTCCGTCCTCAACGAGAACCGTGAGGACCTGCCGGAGCGCTACCGCGAACTGCTGGGCAAGGGCTGGGGCCCGGTCCGCGTACTGATCGCCGCCGCCCAGGCGCACGGGGACAAGGTGCTCGGCCCGCTCTACACCGAGCTCGGCACCCGCTTCCACAACCAGGGCCTGCCCAACGAGCGTTCGACCATCGAGGCCGCGCTGGAGGCGGCCGGTCTGCCGGTCGAGCTCGCGGACGCGGCCGACACCGACGCGTACGACGAGGCCCTGCGCGCCTCGCACGCCGAGGGAATCGGCCTGGTCGGCGAGGACGTCGGCACCCCGGTGATCGCGGTGGACGGCCCGGAAGGCGGCCGGGTCGCGTTCTTCGGCCCGGTGGTCACCCCGACCCCGCGCGGCGAGGCCGCCGCCCGGCTGTGGGACGGCACCCTGCTGGTCGCCTCGACGCCCGGCTTCTACGAGATCAAGCGCACCCGGACGGCCGGGCCGTCCTTCGAGTAA